The Acipenser ruthenus chromosome 25, fAciRut3.2 maternal haplotype, whole genome shotgun sequence genome has a window encoding:
- the LOC117414014 gene encoding fatty acid-binding protein, heart → MVDAFVGTWNIVDTKNFDEYMKAIGVSFATRQVANMTKPTTIISVAGDTVTLRTESTFKNTEISFVLGQEFDETTGDDRKVKSLVTLDGGQLVHKQTWDGKETTLVREIKDGKLTLTLTMGTVVSTRIYEKAA, encoded by the exons ATGGTTGATGCTTTCGTTGGAACCTGGAATATAGTCGACACCAAGAACTTTGACGAGTACATGAAGGCAATAG GTGTGAGCTTCGCCACCAGGCAGGTAGCCAACATGACCAAGCCCACCACCATCATCAGCGTGGCGGGGGACACAGTGACGCTGCGCACAGAGAGCACCTTCAAGAACACGGAGATCAGCTTCGTCTTGGGCCAGGAGTTCGACGAGACCACCGGAGATGACAGGAAGGTCAAG TCTCTGGTCACGCTCGATGGGGGGCAGCTGGTCCACAAGCAGACATGGGATGGCAAAGAGACGACGCTGGTGAGGGAGATAAAGGATGGCAAGCTCACCCTG ACTCTGACTATGGGAACAGTGGTGAGCACACGTATCTATGAGAAGGCAGCGTGA